One window from the genome of Andrena cerasifolii isolate SP2316 chromosome 3, iyAndCera1_principal, whole genome shotgun sequence encodes:
- the LOC143367421 gene encoding uncharacterized protein LOC143367421, with amino-acid sequence MTNACRPCDSGLLHRCCNELPALSYFVPSAKLCLPVPSSNMPRCLIKSMKRYRKTDNSPEETELSWTPPPSTDTKRKQQVKDNSAKCNNIWTSSKLPIVTRYCFNKENNMIWRKELNGDMGFPEMDSPLSSAAGSVPINTGQVVVDVKDEQKLEKVQIPLQMNAKKLNCPLNVTSDEIKVAVNLNRTFNGAESQATAQAMYLTPNKKPIDPSQSQYFSGNIKASGVENTQNWKRNKTMHYCPYCRKSFDRPWVLKGHLRLHTGERPFECPVCHKSFADRSNLRAHQRTRNHHQWQWRCGECFKAFSQRRYLERHCPEACRKYRISQRREQTCT; translated from the exons ATGACAAATGCTTGTCGACCGTGTGACAGTGGTTTGCTCCATCGCTGTTGCAACGAGCTGCCGGCACTGTCTTATTTCGTTCCCTCTGCGAAACTGTGCTTGCCCGTTCCCAGCAGCAACATGCCGCGATGTCTGATCAAATCGATGAAAAGGTACAGGAAAACTGACAATTCCCCCGAAG AGACCGAATTGTCGTGGACCCCGCCGCCGTCGACCGATACCAAACGAAAGCAGCAGGTCAAAGACAATTCCGCGAAATGCAATAACATTTGGACCTCCTCGAAACTGCCGATCGTTACGCGGTACTGCTTCAACAAAGAAAACAACATGATATGGAGGAAGGAGCTGAACGGCGACATGGGTTTCCCCGAAATGGACAGTCCTCTTTCATCAGCCGCTGGCAGTGTCCCCATTAACACTGGCCAGGTAGTCGTCGACGTAAAGGACGAGCAGAAGCTAGAGAAAGTGCAGATACCGTTGCAGATGAACGCGAAAAAGTTGAACTGCCCCCTGAATGTGACGAGCGACGAGATCAAGGTAGCCGTGAACTTGAACAGGACGTTCAACGGTGCTGAGAGCCAAGCGACGGCGCAAGCGATGTACTTAACCCCAAACAAGAAGCCGATCGACCCCTCTCAGAGTCAGTATTTCAGCGGCAACATAAAGGCGTCGGGTGTAGAGAACACCCAGAACTGGAAACGGAACAAGACCATGCATTATTGCCCTTACTGCCGCAAGAGTTTTGATCGACCCTGGGTGCTCAAGGGCCACTTGCGCCTCCACACTGGCGAGCGACCTTTCGAATGCCCCGTGTGCCATAAGTCCTTCGCTGATCG ATCGAATTTACGTGCTCATCAAAGGACACGGAACCACCATCAGTGGCAATGGCGATGCGGAGAGTGTTTCAAAGCATTCTCCCAAAGGCGATATTTAGAACGACATTGTCCCGAGGCTTGTAGGAAATATAGAATATCTCAAAGGAGAGAGCAAACTTGTACTTAG
- the Me31b gene encoding ATP-dependent RNA helicase me31b, translating to MMTETHINSNHVLNSGLAPKSEIDKMDDVGWKAKLKIPPKDIRIKTSDVTDTRGNEFEEFCLKRELLMGIFEKGWDKPSPIQEASIPIALSGKDVLARAKNGTGKTGAYSIPVLEQVDPRKDVIQALVIVPTRELALQTSQICIELAKHMDIKVMVTTGGTNLRDDIMRIYQKVQVIIATPGRILDLMDKNVANMDHCKILVLDEADKLLSQDFKGMLDHVISRLPHARQILLYSATFPLTVKQFMEKHLRDPYEINLMEELTLKGVTQYYAFVQERQKVHCLNTLFSKLQITQSIIFCNSTQRVELLAKKITDLGYCCYYIHAKMAQAHRNRVFHDFRAGLCRNLVSSDLFTRGIDVQAVNVVINFDFPKMAETYLHRIGRSGRFGHLGIAINLITYEDRFNLHRIEQELGTEIKPIPKVIDPSLYVARPEDNNSMEEGNVSK from the exons ATGATGACAGAAACACACATAAATTCCAATCATGTCCTAAATTCTGGTTTGGCCCCAAAATCAGAGATCGACAAAATGGACGATGTAGGTTGGAAAGCCAAATTAAAAATTCCACCAAAGGACATACGTATTAAAACTAGT gATGTTACTGATACTCGTGGCAATGAATTTGAGGAGTTCTGCCTAAAACGAGAATTATTGATGGGGATCTTTGAGAAGGGCTGGGATAAGCCTTCCCCGATTCAAGAAGCCAGTATTCCTATTGCATTGTCTGGTAAAGACGTCTTAGCTCGTGCAAAGAACGGGACTGGCAAAACTGGGGCCTATTCGATTCCAGTGCTAGAACAG GTGGATCCACGAAAAGATGTGATCCAGGCGCTGGTAATTGTACCCACTAGGGAGTTAGCTCTTCAGACATCACAGATCTGTATTGAACTCGCTAAACACATGGACATAAAGGTAATGGTAACTACCGGAGGAACAAACTTACGAGATGACATTATGAGGATTTATCAGAAAG TGCAAGTAATAATAGCAACGCCAGGAAGAATTCTCGATCTCATGGACAAGAACGTTGCAAACATGGATCATTGTAAAATTCTAGTTTTGGATGAAGCAGATAAGCTTCTATCGCAAGATTTCAAAGGAATGTTGGATCATGTCATTTCTAG ATTACCACATGCACGTCAGATATTGCTGTACTCAGCCACATTTCCCCTCACGGTGAAACAATTTATGGAGAAACACTTGAGAGATCCATACGAGATTAATTTAATGGAGGAACTCACGTTAAAAGGTGTAACGCAATATTACGCCTTTGTACAAGAACGACAGAAGGTTCATTGCCTTAATACGCTGTTCTCCAAG ttgcaaataactcAAAGTATAATATTCTGCAATTCAACGCAACGCGTTGAATTACTTGCAAAGAAAATAACAGATCTTGGATACTGCTGTTATTACATACACGCGAAAATGGCGCAGGCACACCGAAATCGCGTGTTTCATGATTTTCGAGCAGGGCTTTGTAGAAACTTG GTGAGCAGCGATCTCTTTACACGTGGTATTGATGTACAAGCAGTGAACGTCGTGATCAATTTCGACTTTCCAAAAATGGCAGAGACATACTTGCATCGTATTGGTCGATCAGGACGATTCGGCCATTTAGGTATAGCAATTAACCTAATTACATACGAGGACCGTTTTAACTTGCATCGTATCGAACAAGAGCTTGGAACAGAAATTAAGCCTATCCCGAAGGTGATAGATCCAAGTTTGTACGTAGCAAGACCAGAAGACAATAACAGTATGGAAGAGGGTAATGTCTCCAAGTAG